A genomic segment from Spinacia oleracea cultivar Varoflay chromosome 3, BTI_SOV_V1, whole genome shotgun sequence encodes:
- the LOC110785389 gene encoding acidic endochitinase SP2 has translation MAFLLKNTLCLALIITTFSLLQTSLFAQNCGCSPDMCCSNFGFCGNGDPYCGPGNCQSGPCQSTPTPSTPTTPSTGGGGGSSVSDIVTQAFFDGIIGQADASCPGKNFYTRASFLNAVGAFPQFATSGSSDDNKKEMAAFFAHVSHETTNFCHIEEKDGNLQDTYCDTDNEAQYPCTAGKQYYGRGPLQLSWNYNYGAAGIAIGFDGLNNPEMVATDVDTSFKSAMWFWMTNVHSVMNQGFGATTKAINGALECNGQNQDQANDRIQFYQKYCADFGVAPGDNLSC, from the exons ATGGCATTCCTTTTGAAAAACACCTTGTGTTTGGCTCTAATCATCACTACATTTTCGTTGTTACAAACTAGTTTATTTGCTCAAAACTGCGGGTGTTCTCCTGACATGTGCTGCAGCAATTTTGGGTTCTGTGGCAATGGGGACCCGTATTGCGGTCCTGGTAACTGTCAATCTGGACCTTGTCAGAGCACCCCGACTCCAAGTACGCCAACTACTCCGAGtactggtggtggtggtggttcatCCGTGTCTGATATTGTGACTCAGGCATTCTTTGATGGGATTATTGGCCAAGCTGATGCATCTTGTCCCGGGAAAAACTTCTATACTCGCGCTTCCTTTCTTAATGCTGTTGGTGCTTTCCCTCAGTTTGCTACCTCAGGCTCCAGCGATGACAACAAGAAGGAAATGGCTGCTTTCTTTGCTCATGTTTCACATGAGACTACCA ATTTCTGCCACATAGAGGAGAAGGATGGAAACCTCCAAGACACTTACTGCGATACAGACAACGAAGCACAATACCCTTGTACAGCAGGGAAGCAGTACTACGGCAGAGGACCTCTTCAACTGTCATGGAACTACAATTATGGTGCTGCAGGAATCGCGATTGGATTTGATGGATTAAACAACCCTGAAATGGTGGCTACTGATGTGGATACATCCTTCAAATCTGCAATGTGGTTTTGGATGACTAATGTTCACTCTGTTATGAACCAAGGTTTCGGCGCTACCACCAAAGCCATCAATGGTGCTCTTGAATGCAATGGCCAAAACCAGGATCAAGCTAATGACCGTATTCAGTTTTATCAGAAGTATTGTGCTGATTTTGGAGTTGCTCCTGGTGATAATCTTTCATGCTGA
- the LOC110785427 gene encoding signal recognition particle 14 kDa protein: MPPAQPRNRASSATTPSSSASSVKSPLNSDSFLNELTSMFERSTEKGSVWVTLKRSSMKSKVQRNKLSTAGEAIDYRCLIRATDGKKTISTTMGPKEHQRFQASYATILKAHMTSLKKRERKDKRKAADLDKKAGGTKKVASSK, encoded by the exons ATGCCGCCGGCGCAACCTCGCAATCGAGCCTCCTCAGCCACAACACCCTCCTCTTCCGCATCCTCTGTCAAG TCCCCATTAAATTCGGACTCGTTTTTGAATGAATTGACGTCCATGTTCGAGCGAAGTACCGAGAAGGGTTCAGTTTGGGTTACTCTCAAGCGAT CCTCCATGAAATCCAAGGTGCAGAGGAATAAGCTGAGTACGGCTGGGGAAGCTATTGATTACCGATGCCTGATTCGAGCAACCGATGGCAAGAAAACAATTTCAACCACG ATGGGTCCCAAAGAACACCAGCGTTTTCAAGCTTCATATGCAACCATTCTGAAAGCACACATGACTTCTCTAAAGAAACGGGAAAGGAAGGACAAACGAAAGGCTGCTGATTTAGACAAGAAAGCAGGAGGTACGAAGAAGGTGGCTTCTTCTAAGTGA